CCACATAAGTCCCGCGTGGCCACCATTCGCTATGGGTACCACGGGGATACTTTTGCCACCATGGCGCTCAGCGATCCCGAAAATGGCATGCACCGCATCTTTCGCGATTGTTATCGGACGCCTTTGATTGCCGAAGCCCCTATCACCAGAGACAAAAACGACTGGTTTTCAGATCCTGCGCGGGATGATAGCGACATTGCTGACATGGCGAGACTGCTGGAGTCGCACCACGAAGAAATCGCCGCTGTCATACTTGAGCCCATCTGTCAGGGCGCAGGTGGCATGCGGTTTTATTCACCGGTTTTTTTGCGAAAGTTACGCGCACTCTGCGACCAATATGAGATCCTGCTCATTTTCGACGAGATTGCCACTGGCTTTGGACGCACTGGCAAGTTGTTTGCTCTGGAACACACCGAACAGGACGGAACAATGGTGATTCCAGATATCCTCTGCCTCGGCAAAGCATTGACCGGCGGCTACATGACGCTCGCCGTCACCGTCACCACGCGCCACATTGCCGAACGAATCAGCGAAAGTGGTCCGCTCATGCATGGACCAACGTTTATGGGGAACCCTCTGGCCTGTAGCGTGGCAAGTGCCAGTTTGCAAGTCCTATCAGAGCGACCATGGCAAGATGAGGTGGGACAAATTGAGCATCATTTTCGGGAAACCTTAATGCCCCTCGCTGATTCGCCATACGTTCGCGAAGCGCGTGTCTTGGGCGCCATTGGCGTGATTGAAACCCGTGACCCGATTGATCTGGCCGAAGCGACGCCATTTTTCGTCAAGCGAGGCGTCTGGCTTCGGCCATTTGGTCACTTATTGTACGCCATGCCCCCCTATTGCATCTCACCGGAAAGTCTGC
The window above is part of the Gammaproteobacteria bacterium genome. Proteins encoded here:
- the bioA gene encoding adenosylmethionine--8-amino-7-oxononanoate transaminase encodes the protein MKHDNIDHQHIWHPYTTLPPHYPNLRVKSAEGAEILLSDGRRLVDGMASWWSAIHGYNHPVLNKAVVTQLQSMAHVMFGGLTHAPAENLAKQLLAMLPPPLECLFYADSGSIAVEVALKMAIQYWRSGAQPKPHKSRVATIRYGYHGDTFATMALSDPENGMHRIFRDCYRTPLIAEAPITRDKNDWFSDPARDDSDIADMARLLESHHEEIAAVILEPICQGAGGMRFYSPVFLRKLRALCDQYEILLIFDEIATGFGRTGKLFALEHTEQDGTMVIPDILCLGKALTGGYMTLAVTVTTRHIAERISESGPLMHGPTFMGNPLACSVASASLQVLSERPWQDEVGQIEHHFRETLMPLADSPYVREARVLGAIGVIETRDPIDLAEATPFFVKRGVWLRPFGHLLYAMPPYCISPESLRQLTDAMADWVEAHT